The Hemibagrus wyckioides isolate EC202008001 linkage group LG13, SWU_Hwy_1.0, whole genome shotgun sequence DNA window GATATATGATTTTGTTATGGGGTCTGGGTTAAACCCATGTTTACGTGTTCTTAAACATTCTTCACCCAGAGATCCTTATTCCAGTGTAAAAGAAAACTCACTGACACTCGATTAATAgaagagatttattttaaaaacagttgAATTATTCACATATTAGTAAGATacattatacatatttattgaATCCTAAATGTTCCTGCAGATTCCATACAAAAGCAGATGCAATGTTGTATTTGAATTGACCGACATATTTTTCCTAGTTGCCTAAACATTGATGTGCTTTAGATTAACCCCATTTGTTTCATATAACCAGTTAATAAACTGAAGATGTAAATTAATATTAACAACATTAATAGAAGCTGATCtcttaaaaatagtaataaattacATCCATACATCACAGATCCCAGTTTGAGAATCATAGGCTGAGGATACATGCTAACCCATATAATCTGGATTAGTGAAGAATATTAAATACTATGATTCATGAGGAAGTATTTGTTTCTATAATATTGTGCATATGTAAAGTATTATTTTAACTGTTTCACAGTGAGGTACAGAGTAGGGTGACCATAATACATCTGTGAACAGGGCCTCCGGGTGGATTTTTCCCCTGTCCACTTCATTAAATGAGCATCCCCTTAATGCGCATACAACAGCAGCTACAGAACATGGTTCACTGACCACCATCCTCACTTTAGTGCTTGTCAACCTcgtctgaaaaaataaaaattaggaTTTAACGTCAAAAGTGAAGCCATAGCACCTCAGATCTGTAACAGAGGAAAATTAAGATTTTAATGACTACTTCTATTATTGTCTAGATACCTTTTGGGACAAACTTCAGTGAGTGGCTAAAAATTCAAAATCTTGACATTCCTTCCTCTGGACCATCATTCAGAAACTCATGGCCTAGTCCATTGCCACACTTGCCACACAGAACCTGTACAAGAAcccaaaaataaaactttttatttcatttaatggTACTGCTTAAGAGGTAATTCTACTATAAGGCCTTTTGTTTTCAACACTAAAGTGAAATAAAGTTCTAACCTTATAAGCTGTGAGTTTCTCCATCACTTTAGTTACACTGTCCTCGTGTATGGTTTCTGTGAAGGCTGGCCAAGGCGAGGAGTGTGCATATTTAGATCTACTTGAAAATAGTGGGTTTGCACACTGGGAGCAAACATATATTCCTGCAATCAAATTTAAGattaaggggggaaaaaactatATAATCAATATTGCTGTCATTTCATTTGTGATTCAGCTCTTTtggaaatacaaacaaaaaatacatgaaACTAACATTAGGAAAGtagtttttttatgtattagTAATACTATACAGTGGTATTGCTGTATAGTAAAGTGGATCAAATAATGTTTCCAAAATTGGGATAAAAGAATAGGGTGCTTACCTCGATTAAAATGGTCTTTGTACACTTCCTTCCCgaaaaaagaacaaa harbors:
- the msrb1b gene encoding methionine-R-sulfoxide reductase B1b, with protein sequence MSFCSFFGKEVYKDHFNRGIYVCSQCANPLFSSRSKYAHSSPWPAFTETIHEDSVTKVMEKLTAYKVLCGKCGNGLGHEFLNDGPEEGMSRFUIFSHSLKFVPKDEVDKH